The following DNA comes from Cellulophaga sp. HaHa_2_95.
ACCGTCTGCAATGATTTCTTGCGCTAACAGTTCTTTATATTTTTCACTGTTGATATGTGTTACAACAGAATTCTCATCTTTAATATCTAAAAGGACTCCTTTTTTCTCGAAGCAATAATACAGTGTAGTCTCAAAGGTATCTCCCATGCCTATCGCAATTTCAGAAGCTATTGTATCTGCATTGGTATTTAAAATTTGTCCTTGACCATCGTGCGATAATGCGCAAAATACAGGTGTTAAGCCAATTTGTAATAAGGAGGCAACTAAGGCTGTATTCACGCCGTCTATATCACCTACAAAACCATAATCTATTTCTTTAACAGGGCGTTTATGTGCCTGTATAGCATTCCCGTCTGCACCGCTAAGTCCTATGGCATTACAGTTCTTTGCTTGTAATTTGGCAACAATAGTTTTGTTGGTTAAACCGCCATATACCATGGTAATAATATCAATACTTTCACTATCGGTAATACGCCTACCGTTAACTAATTGTGATTCGACCCCTAGTTTACTCGCTAAT
Coding sequences within:
- the argB gene encoding acetylglutamate kinase, whose amino-acid sequence is MKSNSPENINLPFGEKKRSLSVVKIGGNVIENTRELDKFLALFSKIEGPKILVHGGGKLATQLASKLGVESQLVNGRRITDSESIDIITMVYGGLTNKTIVAKLQAKNCNAIGLSGADGNAIQAHKRPVKEIDYGFVGDIDGVNTALVASLLQIGLTPVFCALSHDGQGQILNTNADTIASEIAIGMGDTFETTLYYCFEKKGVLLDIKDENSVVTHINSEKYKELLAQEIIADGMLPKLENCYHALHHNVHKVCLGDIEMIQEDAQLFTTITL